In a single window of the Bactrocera dorsalis isolate Fly_Bdor chromosome 2, ASM2337382v1, whole genome shotgun sequence genome:
- the LOC105223529 gene encoding transmembrane protein 179 codes for MVLANVLLLSQIAGHVILVILSLCMMVPLGMSVHEFGGHCLLFTTGKWREEDGMFEVKWSSTGFCSFPLFTAMFLFLISTLQIYRYSRMKEEASFLSLFIDVVVGIWMLAFSILSAIMVTLGFIVWCDGMTERFPSCETAAGQNIIHGDQDHIDTSDFYIEMGTAQFGAWGSFAISVGIGVIALLKLIQNHQVRNIKVSMYLERQKLVNQHQHQLDGQSTTPTVSEDNNK; via the exons ATGGTTTTAGCAAATGTGCTACTATTAAGCCAAATTGCTGGTCATgtaatattagttatattatCGTTGTGCATGATGGTGCCTCTTGGTATGAGTGTCCATGAATTTGG tggGCACTGTTTGCTTTTTACAACTGGTAAATGGCGTGAAGAGGATGGAATGTTTGAAGTAAAATGGTCTTCAACAGGTTTTTGCAGCTTTCCACTTTTTACTGCAATGTTTCTATTCTTGATTtcaactttacaaatttatcg ATACTCAAGGATGAAAGAAGAAGCTTCGTTTCTTTCTTTATTCATTGACGTTGTGGTTGGTATTTGGATGTTGGCCTTTTCAATTCTGTCAGCAATTATGGTTACTTTAGGATTTATTGTATGGTGTGATGGTATGACTGAACGATTTCCGTCATGTGAAACAGCAGCAGGACAAAATATAATTCACGGAGACCAAGACCATATTGACACATCTGACTTCTATATAGAAATGGGGACAGCTCAG TTCGGCGCTTGGGGTTCTTTTGCAATATCGGTTGGAATAGGTGTTATAGCACTTCTTAAACTCATTCAAAATCATCAAGTACGTAATATTAAAGTTTCAATGTACTTGGAACGTCAGAAACTAGTAAATCAACATCAGCATCAATTAGATGGACAATCTACAACACCGACAGTTTCTgaagataataataaataa